A genomic stretch from Setaria italica strain Yugu1 chromosome VII, Setaria_italica_v2.0, whole genome shotgun sequence includes:
- the LOC106804428 gene encoding uncharacterized protein LOC106804428, whose protein sequence is MEELEEEILIRFPPHEPALVCKRWRRLVSGPAFRRRFRELHRTPPMLGFLCNIVEDAGSYCFVPTAGAFRAPGADLCQCRALDARHGRVLLKCPGSSEGALVVWDPSTDEKLELSIAVLGRYAYNWTAAILCAACGTCNHLDCHHGPFLVVYVACGGSREAFICTYSSDAGGLALATVHEYKLCIWRKAGREDDAGWTQNMVIELESLLPRDAILASPNVVGFADGIGVIFLSACCALFTIDLNTYKAKKVFKGKSIYVAIVYINFYTPGTALLGSSFTVFTMSNNLGAGLEFGQ, encoded by the exons atggaggagctcgaggaggagaTCCTCATCCGCTTCCCGCCGCACGAGCCCGCGCTCGTCTGCAAGCGCTGGCGCCGCCTCGTCTCCGGCCCCGCGTTCCGCCGCAGGTTTcgcgagctccaccgcacgCCGCCCATGCTGGGGTTCCTCTGCAACATCGTCGAGGACGCCGGCAGTTACTGCTTCGTGCCCACAGCGGGCGCCTTCCGCGCGCCGGGCGCCGACCTTTGCCAGTGCCGCGCGCTCGACGCCCGCCACGGCCGTGTCCTTCTCAAGTGCCCCGGGAGTTCAGAGGGCGCCCTCGTGGTCTGGGACCCCAGCACCGACGAGAAGCTGGAGCTGTCCATTGCCGTCTTGGGGCGGTACGCGTACAACTGGACTGCGGCGATTCTCTGCGCCGCCTGCGGCACCTGCAACCACCTCGATTGTCACCATGGACCCTTCCTCGTGGTTTATGTAGCCTGTGGTGGTTCTAGGGAGGCGTTCATCTGCACCTATTCATCCGATGCCG GTGGACTAGCATTAGCCACCGTACATGAATACAAGCTCTGCATTTGGAGGAAGGCTGGTCGTGAAGATGATGCGGGGTGGACACAAAATATGGTCATTGAGCTTGAGTCGCTGCTCCCTAGGGATGCCATCTTGGCCTCACCTAATGTGGTTGGCTTCGCAGATGGTATTGGTGTAATTTTCTTAAGTGCATGCTGTGCGCTCTTCACAATTGATCTAAATACCTATAAAGCGAAGAAGGTTTTCAAGGGCAAAAGCATATACGTCGCCATTGTGTACATAAACTTCTACACTCCAGGTACAGCTTTACTTGGTTCTAGTTTTACAGTATTCACAATGAGTAATAATTTAGGTGCTGGATTGGAATTTGGGCAATAG
- the LOC101782898 gene encoding putative ABC transporter C family member 15 — protein MERGSLQLPVLARIPKMFIRGGLLDDSSDYTTLPYMQEWQELYSPCFWMTTFALIQLIFIMSISAQFLFKKIRWWRQRLKTATPDSNKQHQEHEITDIKLGISYKACKACCLLLLAAHVVRTVFPQLHEKISDCKYPPFILCEGLQVLSWLILALAVFGFQKTKSAKLPLIIRSWWIFNFLQSVTIVTLDLRSILTVNEDIGFEEGIDLFMLVVCTYLFAISARGKTGITFTYSNITEPLLSPSVGQQAEAKRACPYGRASIVGLVTFSWMNPVFAIGYKKPLEKNDVPDVDGKDSAEFLSDSFKKIIDDVERRHGLSTSSIYRAMFLFMRRKAMINAGFAVLSASASYVGPSLINDLVKFLGGQRQYGLRRGYILAVAFLSAKVVETIAQRQWIFGARQLGMRLRAALISHIYQKGLRLSCSSRQKHTSGEIINYMSVDVQRITDVIWYTNYIWMLPVQLSLAVYVLHRNLGVGAWAGLAVTLAIMACNIPLTRMQKRLQGKIMVAKDNRMKATTEVLRSMKILKLQAWDIKYLQKLEALRGEEYNWLWKSVRLSALTTFIFWGSPAFISSITFGSCILMGIPLTAGTVLSALATFRMLQDPIFTLPDLLSVFAQGKVSADRVAKYLEEEELKCDAVIEVPRNETDYDVEIDHGIFSWELETTSPTLTDVDLKVKRGMKVAICGMVGSGKSSLLSCILGEMPKLDGTVRVSGSKAYVPQTAWILSGNIRENILFGKPYDKDKYEKIIKACALTKDLELFANGDLTEIGERGINMSGGQKQRIQIARSVYEDADIYLFDDPFSAVDAHTGSQLFKDCVMGILKDKTVLYVTHQVEFLPAADLILVMQDGKIVQKGKFDELLQQNIGFEAIVGAHSQALESVMNAESSSRMLSDNRKSADSEDELDTENEMDDQLQGITKQESAHDVSQDISEKGRLTQEEEREKGGIGKKVYWAYLRAVHGGALVPLTIAAQSFFQIFQVASNYWMAWASPPTSATTPMVGLGLLFSVYIALSMGSALCVLARSLLVSLIGLLTSEKFFKNMLHCIMHAPMSFFDSTPTGRILNRASNDQSVLDLEIANKLGWCVFSIIQILGTIGVMSQVAWPVFAIFVPVTVVCFLCQRYYIPTARELARLSQIQRAPILHHFAESLAGASSIRAFGQKDRFRKANLGLVDNHSRPWFHNISSMEWLSFRLNMLSNFVFAFSLTLLVSLPEGFINPSIAGLAVTYALNLNSQLASIIWNICNTENKMISVERIMQYSRIPSEAPLTVDHYRPPNSWPEAGTINIRSLEVRYAEHLPSVLRNISCTIPGRKKVGIVGRTGSGKSTFIQALFRIVEPREGTIEIDNVDICKIGLHDLRGRLSIIPQDPTMFEGTVRGNLDPLNEYSDHRVWEILDKCQLGDIVRQSPKKLDSTVVENGENWSVGQRQLFCLGRVLLKRSNVLVLDEATASVDSSTDAVIQETIREEFGNCTVLTIAHRIHTVIDSDLILVFSEGRIIEYDTPSKLLENESSEFSRLIKEYSRRSHGFSGTANS, from the exons ATGGAGAGAGGGAGCCTGCAGCTCCCGGTTCTCGCGAGGATCCCCAAGATGTTTATCCGCGGGGGCTTGCTCGATGATTCCTCAG ATTATACTACATTGCCCTATATGCAAGAGTGGCAGGAGCTATATTCACCTTGCTTCTGGATGACCACTTTTGCACTGATACAACTGATATTCATCATGAGTATATCGGCTCAATTTCTGTTCAAGAAAATCAGATGGTGGAGACAAAGATTGAAGACTGCAACTCCTGACAGCAATAAACAGCATCAGGAACACGAAATTACAGACATAAAGCTGGGTATCTCATATAAAGCATGCAAAGCTTGTTGCCTGCTTCTATTAGCCGCTCATGTTGTGAGGACAGTATTTCCACAGTTACATGAAAAAATAAGTGATTGCAAGTATCCCCCCTTTATTCTTTGTGAAGGTTTGCAGGTGCTATCATGGCTAATATTAGCATTAGCAGTATTCGGTTTTCAGAAAACAAAATCTGCAAAACTTCCATTGATAATTCGGTCCTGGTGGATATTTAACTTTCTGCAATCAGTCACCATTGTGACACTTGATCTCAGGTCAATTTTGACAGTTAATGAAGATATAGGATTTGAAGAAGGGATCGATCTATTCATGCTTGTTGTTTGCACTTATCTGTTTGCAATTTCAGCCAGAGGGAAAACAGGAATCACATTTACATACAGCAACATAACAGAGCCACTATTGAGTCCATCTGTGGGACAACAGGCTGAAGCCAAAAGGGCATGTCCATATGGAAGAGCAAGTATTGTTGGACTTGTCACATTCTCCTGGATGAACCCTGTCTTTGCTATTGGATACAAGAAACCTCTAGAGAAGAATGATGTGCCAGATGTTGATGGCAAAGACTCCGCTGAGTTTCTGTCTGATTCATTCAAAAAGATCATAGATGATGTTGAACGCAGGCATGGTTTAAGTACTTCGTCAATCTATAGAGCAATGTTTCTATTTATGAGACGGAAAGCAATGATCAACGCAGGATTTGCAGTATTAAGTGCCAGTGCATCCTATGTCGGACCCTCACTGATTAATGACTTGGTGAAATTCCTTGGGGGGCAGAGGCAATATGGACTCAGAAGAGGTTACATTCTCGCTGTTGCATTTCTAAGTGCCAAAGTCGTGGAGACCATAGCGCAGAGGCAGTGGATTTTTGGAGCACGACAACTCGGGATGCGCCTGCGAGCTGCTTTGATATCCCACATCTATCAAAAGGGGCTCCGCTTATCTTGCAGTTCAAGGCAGAAGCATACTAGTGGAGAGATCATAAACTACATGAGTGTAGATGTACAAAGGATAACTGATGTCATATGGTATACGAACTACATCTGGATGCTACCCGTTCAGCTTTCATTAGCTGTCTATGTTCTCCATAGAAACTTAGGGGTTGGGGCCTGGGCTGGTTTAGCAGTGACATTGGCAATAATGGCATGCAATATTCCACTAACCAGAATGCAAAAGAGGTTGCAAGGCAAGATCATGGTTGCCAAAGACAATAGAATGAAGGCAACAACGGAAGTCCTTAGAAGCATGAAAATACTGAAACTTCAAGCATGGGATATTAAGTATCTTCAAAAGTTGGAAGCTTTACGAGGTGAAGAGTACAATTGGCTATGGAAATCTGTGAGGTTGTCAGCTCTAACAACATTCATATTTTGGGGGTCGCCTGCATTCATTTCCTCCATAACATTTGGGTCATGTATATTGATGGGGATTCCTCTGACGGCTGGAACTGTTTTGTCAGCTCTTGCAACATTCCGTATGCTACAAGATCCAATTTTCACACTTCCTGACTTGCTTTCAGTGTTTGCTCAGGGAAAAGTTTCAGCTGATAGAGTGGCAAAATACCTCGAGGAAGAAGAATTGAAATGTGATGCAGTTATAGAAGTACCAAGAAATGAAACAGACTATGATGTGGAGATTGATCATGGAATATTCAGCTGGGAACTGGAGACGACTTCTCCAACTCTGACAGATGTTGATTTAAAAGTAAAGAGAGGGATGAAAGTGGCTATCTGTGGAATGGTCGGCTCTGGAAAGTCCAGTCTATTATCATGCATACTTGGGGAGATGCCAAAGCTAGATGGTACTGTCAGGGTCAGTGGTAGCAAAGCatatgttcctcaaactgcctgGATCCTGTCTGGGAACATCAGGGAAAACATTCTGTTTGGAAAACCATATGACAAGGACAAGTATGAAAAGATCATAAAAGCCTGTGCACTGACAAAAGACCTTGAGTTGTTTGCAAATGGGGATTTGACTGAGATTGGTGAAAGAGGAATTAACATGAGTGGTGGACAGAAACAGAGAATTCAGATTGCAAGGTCGGTGTATGAGGATGCAGATATTTACCTCTTTGATGATCCTTTTAGTGCAGTAGATGCTCACACTGGAAGCCAGCTTTTCAAG GATTGTGTAATGGGAATTCTTAAAGACAAAACAGTATTGTACGTGACCCATCAAGTCGAATTCCTTCCAGCCGCAGACCTTATACTG GTCATGCAAGATGGAAAAATCGTGCAGAAAGGGAAATTTGATGAGCTCCTTCAACAGAATATAGGATTTGAAGCTATAGTAGGAGCCCATAGCCAGGCTCTTGAATCTGTTATGAATGCTGAGAGTTCCAGCAGAATGCTGTCAGACAACCGAAAATCAGCAGACAGTGAGGATGAGCTTGATACAGAAAATGAAATGGACGATCAACTTCAGGGCATAACAAAGCAAGAGTCTGCACATGATGTCTCACAAGACATCAGTGAGAAGGGGAGGTTGACGCAAGAAGAAGAACGAGAAAAGGGAGGCATTGGCAAGAAGGTCTACTGGGCATACCTGAGGGCAGTTCATGGTGGAGCCTTAGTGCCACTAACAATAGCCGCACAGTCATTCTTCCAAATATTTCAGGTAGCAAGCAACTATTGGATGGCATGGGCATCTCCTCCGACATCTGCAACCACTCCAATGGTTGGATTAGGCCTCCTCTTCTCTGTATATATAGCACTATCTATGGGAAGTGCCCTGTGCGTCTTGGCTCGGTCCTTGCTCGTGTCACTGATTGGTCTACTAACATCAGAAAAGTTCTTCAAGAACATGCTCCACTGCATCATGCATGCCCCAATGTCTTTCTTTGACTCCACACCTACAGGCAGAATTTTGAACAGG GCCTCTAATGACCAAAGTGTTCTAGATCTGGAAATAGCAAACAAGCTTGGCTGGTGTGTGTTTTCAATCATACAAATTCTGGGAACCATTGGTGTTATGTCACAAGTTGCATGGCCAGTTTTTGCTATCTTTGTTCCAGTGACCGTGGTCTGTTTCCTGTGTCAA CGCTACTACATACCAACAGCAAGAGAGTTGGCTCGTTTATCACAAATTCAAAGGGCTCCAATCCTACATCATTTTGCAGAATCGCTAGCAGGAGCATCAAGTATTAGAGCATTTGGGCAGAAAGATCGTTTCAGAAAAGCAAACCTTGGTCTTGTTGACAACCACTCCAGGCCATGGTTCCATAACATCTCTTCAATGGAGTGGCTTTCTTTCAGGCTAAACATGCTATCCAACTTTGTCTTTGCCTTTTCTTTAACTCTGCTAGTGAGCCTTCCTGAAGGTTTTATAAACCCAA GCATTGCTGGACTTGCAGTGACTTATGCATTGAACCTCAATTCTCAGCTGGCATCCATAATTTGGAACATTTGCAACACAGAAAACAAAATGATATCTGTTGAAAGAATAATGCAATACTCCAGGATCCCTAGCGAGGCACCTCTCACAGTTGACCACTACCGCCCACCAAACAGCTGGCCAGAAGCTGGAACTATCAATATAAGATCCTTGGAG GTTCGATATGCGGAGCATCTCCCATCTGTTTTGAGAAACATATCATGCACAATTccaggaaggaagaaggtaggAATTGTAGGACGCACTGGTAGTGGAAAGTCCACATTTATCCAAGCACTTTTCAGGATCGTCGAACCAAGGGAAGGAACAATTGAAATCGACAATGTTGACATCTGCAAAATAGGGCTGCATGATTTACGTGGCAGACTTAGCATCATCCCACAGGATCCAACTATGTTTGAGGGAACAGTCAGAGGGAATCTGGATCCCCTAAACGAGTATTCTGATCATCGCGTGTGGGAG ATTTTGGACAAATGCCAGCTTGGTGACATAGTTCGGCAAAGCCCAAAGAAGCTGGACTCGACAG TTGTTGAGAATGGGGAGAACTGGAGTGTTGGACAGAGGCAGCTGTTTTGCCTTGGAAGGGTTCTGCTAAAGCGAAGCAACGTTCTTGTGCTCGATGAGGCAACTGCTTCAGTTGACTCCTCTACTGATGCGGTTATCCAAGAAACAATCCGCGAGGAATTCGGGAATTGCACGGTCTTGACAATAGCTCACAGAATCCACACTGTAATTGATAGTGATCTCATTCTTGTTTTCAGTGAAG GAAGAATTATAGAATACGACACGCCATCAAAATTACTGGAGAATGAGAGCTCTGAATTCTCCAGACTCATAAAGGAGTACTCGCGGCGATCACATGGCTTCAGTGGAACAGCAAACAGTTGA
- the LOC101782225 gene encoding uncharacterized protein LOC101782225, with protein MAMRRRSVWDSPVFRFPEDPPRVRSLPQFLSVPNQIRPLIYYPLISLPRMQIDSPSRFVLTLFCFLIRAGKPVEVFEAARVERMLRSGQSADAEHYLERFLPPIPIRDRSPLSILLRFHVRVFRIISKVAAGGPSGAKMAALFANPSEYISTYAPEPLQRWMKAH; from the exons atggcgatgcggcgGCGCTCCGTTTGGGACTCGCCGGTGTTCCGCTTTCCTGAAGATCCACCGCGAGTACGCTCGCTACCTCAATTTCTATCTGTACCCAATCAGATCAGACCCTTGATCTACTATCCATTGATTTCCCTGCCTCGGATGCAGATCGATTCACCGTCCCGCTTTGTCCTGACACTCTTTTGCTTCCTGATCAGGGCGGGGAAGCCTGTGGAGGTGTTTGAGGCTGCGCGCGTCGAGCGGATGCTGCGGTCGGGGCAGTCGGCCGACGCGGAGCATTACCTGGAGCGTTTCCTGCCGCCCATCCCCATCAGGGACCGGAGCCCGCTGTCGATCTTGCTCCGGTTCCACGTCCGCGTCTTCAGGATCATCTCCAAGGTCGCCGCCGGTGGCCCATCAGGTGCAAAGATGGCCGCACTCTTCGCAAACCCCAGCGAGTACATTAGTACATATGCTCCGGAGCCCCTACAGCGCTGGAT GAAGGCTCACTAG